GAGCCCACGAAGGTGCGCAGTTCGGCGCTGGAAAGCAGGAGCGCCTTCAGGGCCACGATGTCGCCATGCACGACGTCGAGCACCTTATTGTCCTCGGCGAGTTCAAAGGCCGCCTTGGCGTAACGTTCGCCGGCTTCCGTTTCCCGAAATTGCTGATTGTCGCTTAAAGAGCCTGGCACACCAAATCCCGAGCTAGAGTGAATACAAATGTTTTCAGGGGCTTAAAAAAGCTCCCGACGCATGGGCACAAGCTCACGGGCGCAAACACAGCGCCTCTGTCTTACCTGAGCCGCGGGCTCCTTAGCATAGGGATTTTAGCATCGCAACCAATGCCCGCCAAATTCTTGCCCAAAAGCGACTTATCAGATCAAAGTGAAGCGCCACACCGAAATGTTGATCCCGACGCCTTGAGATTTAAGGTATTTCTTTTATCTAAGTGGGCGATATTCCCGTTATCCGCCAGACCGAGAGACATCCCCATGGACGCCCTTACCGCCCTTGCGACCGACCCAGCCGCCTGGGCCGCCCTGCTGACCCTTATCGTTATGGAAGTCGTGCTTGGCATCGACAACCTGATCTTTATCTCGATCCTGACCAACAAGCTGCCGGAAGCGATGCGCCCCAAGGCCCGCGCCATTGGCCTGGGCGGCGCGCTGCTGATGCGGATAGCACTTCTCTTCACGCTATCGCATCTGGCCGGCATGAAAGAAGTCGTCGTCACCCTGTTCGGCCATGGCTTCTCATGGCGCGATATCATCCTGCTCGGCGGCGGTCTGTTCCTGGTCTATAAGGCCACAAGCGAAATCAATCACTCGACCGAGCACAAGGATGAGGAGGGTGACAAAAAGCCGCAGGTCAAGATCGGCTTTGCGGCTGCCATCGCCCAGATCCTGCTGCTCGACCTCGTCTTCTCCATCGATTCGATCCTGACCGCCGTCGGCA
The window above is part of the Asticcacaulis sp. MM231 genome. Proteins encoded here:
- a CDS encoding TerC family protein, with amino-acid sequence MDALTALATDPAAWAALLTLIVMEVVLGIDNLIFISILTNKLPEAMRPKARAIGLGGALLMRIALLFTLSHLAGMKEVVVTLFGHGFSWRDIILLGGGLFLVYKATSEINHSTEHKDEEGDKKPQVKIGFAAAIAQILLLDLVFSIDSILTAVGMTDHLPIMIISVLVAVFLMFVASGPISSFINRHPSIVMLALGFLLMIGMVLIAEGFGAHIEKGYIYAAMAFAGFIEALQMYARGRSNKTMGGEH